The genomic interval AGTGTTGACAAAAAGATAACGACTGCCAAGCCGGGACCCCTGTCCATGACAGGTTAATGTTTCCGCTGCATTCAATCTTACAATATACCGCCATGGAGGTTTTAAGAGGCTTTGAATAAATTTTGGTACATCGTACATACACACATCAAATTGCAAAATGAAAACGTTAATGTTAATGCTCATATAACTCCCGCGATAATTGATTTAAACCCGATCAGTGCCTTATTTCATAGACTTCGTAGAAAAGCCGGTTACTCGTCCTTCCAAGGGAGGCTGAAAGTTCCCACCCAGTCCTCAACTTCCTGCCGCAAGAGCACAATCTCTGAAAtctcctcaccctcaccaaCATATTCCAGGAAGGCCTTGACAGTGTTCGGGTTCTTAACGCCCTTAGCCGCAGCGCTCTCCTTGGCAGCCTTGTCCAGCTTTTGGGTGATAATGACCGCGCGATCAACGATATCGGCCACGCGGCGGAAGTCCTCGGGCTGGAAGCCACGGGTAGTCATGGCAGGAGTACCCAGGCGGAGACCACCGGGCTTCAAAGCCGACCGATCTCCCGGAACGGTGTTCTTGTTGCTAGCAACGCCGCAGAGCTCTAGAACACGTTCAACACGGGCTCCATCAACCCCACGGTTCTTCAGATCCACGAGGACCAGGTGGTTATCCGTTCCACCGGACACAATGTTGTATCCCAAACCCCCATTGCTGAGAGGGCTGCCAAGTCGGTCAGCCAATGCCTTAGCGTTGGCTAAGACGGTTTCCTGGTAAGTCTTGAACTCGGTTGACTGGGCCTGCTTCAGTGCAACTGCTAGAGCAGTAATGGTGTGGTTATGAGGCCCACCCTGGTGGCCCGGGAAGACGGAGGCATTGATAGGATTCTCTAAGTCGTACATCTCCGGGTTGCCCTTCTTGTCCGTCCGGCGGACACCCTTGCGGTAGAAGATCATGGCACCACGGGGCCCACGCAGGGACTTGTGAGTAGTCGTTGTTACCACATCAGAGTGAGTGAAAGGCGAGGGAAGTACATCCGCAGCAACCAGTCCAGATATGTGGGCCATGTCACTGAGAAGGTATGCACCAGCTGCGTCTGCGATCTGGCGCATCCGAGGGTAGTCGATTAATCGGCTATAGGCCGAAGTACCGGCAATAATGAGCTTTGGACGATAGAGCAACGCCTGCTTCTCGAGGGCGTCGTAATCAATGAGACCAGTCGACTCATCAAGGCGGTAAGGAAGGGTCTCAAAGTATTTCGAGATGAATGAAATCTTCTTGGTGGGTGTCTGATAACCATGTGACAAGTGACCACCATGAGGCAAGTCCAGGCCCATCAGGCGGTCATGCGTGTTGAGAAGGGCGGAGATGGCATACAAGTTCGCGGGAGAGCCGGAAAGTGCTGTTTAATCATCAGCCAAGACTCCAATATTAGACGCTAATGGAGGAAGCTTACGTTGAACATTCACGCCCCATTCTTCGGGATTGAGCCGGAAGGTCTCCAAGGCACGCTGTTGACATAACCTCTCCGACTCGTCGATGTGCTCATTTCCTCCGTAGTATCTGGCACCGGGATAACCCTCTGAATACTTGTCTGGTAGCTGATTAGTTGGGCGCAGCGCACATAGGTCGGAATGTTGGACTGACTTTGCATCACACTGCCCAGGGCATCAAGGACCGCTTGTGAAGTGAAGTTCTCCGAAGGGATCAGGTTGATAAAGTGCTTTTGACGTTTTTTCTCCTGCAAATACACATCAGTACTACTGACAACAGTAGGACAATTCTGCAATGGGGAGGATTGACCTTCTGGAGAATATTGTAGATTGTGgggtcttcctcctcgagGTGTGCGGAGAGCAACTGCGGAGATGACGTTAGTATGGGACTTTGTCACATCTGCGCACGTTTGCTTGATCGTTCAGGTGCGATTAAGATTACAGGGCACATACATGTTGCTGTCCATCACGACTGGAGGATGACACACTCCGGCTCTGAGAAATTGAGCTGGAGACACACAAGGGAGCAGCCGGTCGGAGTTGAGTAGTGATGGCGATAGCTCTGGAAGAGCTTCCCGTGCGCGGGATCAATCGCAAAGCCTGGCGACCACAGCGGCTCAGCATTTTGAATCTCCTGTCGTACTTCCTTGCAAAAGACAAGACGAGTCTACAGTAGAACAAAAGGAGGGGAGAGAGGAAATAGATCGGAATTTAATGAGAAGTAATGGAGGAATAACCGCCGCATGCTGTCCTATCATCGGACAACTAACCGCGCGGTGATACCGTTGCCCGCGGAAAGCAACACACTAGTCGATTTACGGGTTAGCATCTCCGGTAATCGGATCAGTAGTTATTCCATTCCGCTCGCTTATTTATTATGGACTTTCCGATCCCGAACTCcgacttctttttttctttttctttttcacaCAACTAAatccaagatgaagaaaaggttATAACTTGTCAGTTCTCGTGGAAAGGACGGCTCTGCTGGCTTTTCCCGGGCGATGCTGAAGTGTCCCGCCGTTCACCATCCATTTTGGGGCAATGAGCGATCGGATTGGAGGTTGTGTTATACTGGATATACCGACGAAGACTCCATGTTTGGAAAATGTTATATAGTATCTCACATATCATGACTATGATTGCAATCCTCTTTGTTGCCTGATTTGCCTTCTCCCGTTTGAGAAGCCGAGTCTCGACTCGATCGTCAGGGATGTCCAGGGCAC from Aspergillus flavus chromosome 7, complete sequence carries:
- a CDS encoding putative cytosolic hydroxymethyltransferase (serine hydroxymethyltransferase) gives rise to the protein MLSRCGRQALRLIPRTGSSSRAIAITTQLRPAAPLCVSSSISQSRSVSSSSRDGQQHLLSAHLEEEDPTIYNILQKEKKRQKHFINLIPSENFTSQAVLDALGSVMQNKYSEGYPGARYYGGNEHIDESERLCQQRALETFRLNPEEWGVNVQPLSGSPANLYAISALLNTHDRLMGLDLPHGGHLSHGYQTPTKKISFISKYFETLPYRLDESTGLIDYDALEKQALLYRPKLIIAGTSAYSRLIDYPRMRQIADAAGAYLLSDMAHISGLVAADVLPSPFTHSDVVTTTTHKSLRGPRGAMIFYRKGVRRTDKKGNPEMYDLENPINASVFPGHQGGPHNHTITALAVALKQAQSTEFKTYQETVLANAKALADRLGSPLSNGGLGYNIVSGGTDNHLVLVDLKNRGVDGARVERVLELCGVASNKNTVPGDRSALKPGGLRLGTPAMTTRGFQPEDFRRVADIVDRAVIITQKLDKAAKESAAAKGVKNPNTVKAFLEYVGEGEEISEIVLLRQEVEDWVGTFSLPWKDE